Proteins encoded together in one Camelina sativa cultivar DH55 chromosome 9, Cs, whole genome shotgun sequence window:
- the LOC104710371 gene encoding uncharacterized protein LOC104710371: protein MPKEKKDRSDRYRRLSPLCCESSLGLKKPSEKQVKEWEEARCPVCMEHPHNGILLICSSYENGCRPYMCDTSHRHSNCFDQFRKASKEKPPSLSLLHDQEESNVPTTTTTTETVEDVALDSTAGLNLGGEEAAASEVTVVTLGEGESREEGIVATEDDQEKNKPPKLTCPLCRGHIKEWVVVEAARCFMNSKHRSCSCETCDFSGTYSDLRKHARVQHPGVRPSEADPERQRSWRRLERQRDLGDLISTLQSSFGGEERSSDELSLFDDGGLLTVFLLIRVFRPESSGPRSSWSGTSRARSQIGGRRRTSRPSRLWGESYEGNTGTSSRDEENNQSSDEQESGSRRRRTRRRAFIDDDDDEEEL from the exons ATGccgaaagagaagaaagacagGTCGGATAGGTATAGACGATTATCGCCACTGTGTTGTGAGTCAAGCCTTG GTTTGAAGAAGCCTAGTGAGAAACAAGTTAAGGAATGGGAAGAGGCTCGTTGTCCTGTCTGTATGGAACATCCTCACAATGGGATTCTTCTCATTTGTTCTTCCTATGAAAACGGCTGTCGTCCTTACATGTGTGACACTAGCCATCGCCATTCTAACTGTTTTGATCAGTTCCGTAAAGCTTCTAAAGAGAAGCCACCTTCTTTGTCTTTACTTCATGACCAAGAGGAAAGTAAtgtaccaacaacaacaacaacaactgagACTGTAGAAGATGTAGCATTAGACTCAACTGCTGGTTTAAATCTAGGAGGAGAAGAGGCTGCTGCGTCTGAGGTTACAGTTGTGACTTTAGGAGAAGGTGAGAGCAGAGAAGAAGGTATTGTAGCAACAGAGGAcgatcaagaaaaaaacaaaccaccTAAGCTTACTTGCCCGTTATGCCGTGGACATATAAAAGAATGGGTTGTAGTTGAAGCTGCTCGGTGTTTCATGAACTCAAAACATAGAAGCTGTTCTTGTGAGACTTGTGATTTCAGCGGAACGTACTCTGATCTGAGGAAGCACGCAAGGGTTCAACATCCAGGAGTAAGGCCATCAGAAGCAGATCCAGAGAGACAGAGAAGCTGGAGGAGGCTAGAAAGGCAGAGAGATTTAGGTGATTTAATTAGCACACTCCAATCTTCTTttggaggagaagaaaggagTAGTGACGAACTGAGTCTGTTTGATGATGGTGGCTTGCTCACAGTGTTCTTGCTCATCCGCGTGTTTAGACCAGAGTCAAGTGGCCCAAGGAGTAGCTGGTCTGGTACATCTAGAGCTAGGTCACAGATTGGTGGGAGGAGAAGAACTTCAAGACCTTCAAGGCTTTGGGGAGAGAGCTATGAAGGTAATACAGGAACATCATCTAGAGACGAGGAAAATAATCAATCTTCTGATGAACAAGAGTCTGGATCCCGAAGACGTCGTACTAGAAGAAGAGCTTTcattgacgatgatgatgatgaagaagagctgTGA
- the LOC104710373 gene encoding 50S ribosomal protein L15, chloroplastic: MAAPLSISSNPLTSRHCYHLHFPSTSFKGNVSVLGANPSQILSLKLNQKVNQTRKQFARPLLVVVSQTAATSSEGAVAPERFRLNNLGPQPGSRKRQKRKGRGISAGQGASCGFGMRGQKSRSGPGIMRGFEGGQTALYRRLPKLRGIAGGMRSGLPKYLPVNIKDIETAGFQEGDEVSLESLKQKGLINPSGRERKLPLKILGTGELSMKLNFKARAFSTQAKEKLEASGCTLTVLPGRKKWVKPSVAKNQARADEYFAKKRAAAAEATTSEPAASA, from the exons ATGGCTGCTCCACTCTCAATCTCATCAAATCCTCTCACCTCTCGCCATTGTTACCATCTCCACTTCCCTTCCACTTCATTCAAG GGAAATGTAAGCGTTTTGGGAGCAAACCCAAGTCAGATTCTTTCTCTCAAACTCAACCAAAAGGTTAATCAAACGAGAAAGCAATTTGCGAGACCACTTCTTGTTGTGGTAAGCCAAACGGCGGCTACGTCGTCGGAGGGAGCAGTAGCTCCGGAGAGATTCCGTTTGAACAATCTTGGACCTCAACCTGGTTCAAGAAAGAGGCAAAAGAGAAAAGGTAGAGGTATCTCTGCAGGACAAGGAGCGAGTTGTGGTTTTGGTATGAGAGGTCAGAAATCAAGATCCGGTCCTGGGATTATGAGAGGTTTCGAAGGTGGTCAAACTGCTCTTTATCGCCGTCTTCCTAAACTTAGAGGAATCGCCGGAG GTATGCGTTCAGGATTACCTAAATACTTACCGGTTAATATCAAAGACATCGAAACAGCTGGATTTCAGGAGGGAGATGAAGTTTCATTGGAGTCACTGAAGCAAAAGGGTTTGATCAATCCTTCAGGGAGGGAAAGGAAACTTCCTCTCAAG ATTTTGGGTACCGGAGAACTAAGCATGAAGCTCAACTTCAAAGCTCGTGCCTTCTCGACACAAGCAAAAGAGAAACTTGAAGCTTCAGGATGTACACTCACTGTGTTGCCCGGAAGGAAGAAATGGGTTAAGCCTTCGGTTGCAAAGAACCAAGCACGAGCAGATGAATACTTTGCCAAGAAGAGAGCTGCAGCAGCTGAAGCAACAACTTCTGAGCCTGCAGCTTCTGCTTAA
- the LOC104710374 gene encoding uncharacterized protein LOC104710374 isoform X1 — MKNVMVIIDESNSSYDLLIWALENHKDTIESSKVFVFAIQPQNSFTPHTVLSSSVGFAQIFYPFSPNSELIRLAHEKNTKIALGILDKAKNMCLNHGIKAETFTDAGDANDLIPKIIQERQIDVLVMSGQQTQKLKKCLYNTDCSLVVVKKRLVKD; from the exons atgaagaatgttATGGTGATTATTGACGAGAGCAACTCGAGTTATGATTTACTCATTTGGGCTCTTGAAAACCACAAAGATACCATTGAGAGCTCTAAAGTTTTTGTCTTTGCAATACAGCCACAAAACTCCTTTACTCCTCATACCGTGCTCTCTTCATCAGTAGGCTTTGCTCAAATCTTCTATCCATTTTCAccta ATTCAGAACTCATAAGATTGGCTCATGAAAAGAATACGAAAATTGCTTTGGGTATATTAGATAAAGCGAAGAACATGTGTTTAAATCATGGG ATTAAAGCAGAGACATTTACAGATGCTGGTGACGCTAATGACTTGATCCCAAAGATAATTCAAGAGCGACAGATTGATGTATTAGTTATGAGCGGTCAACAaactcaaaaactcaaaaa GTGCTTATATAATACAGATTGCTCTCTTGTTGTTGTGAAGAAAAGACTTGTCAAAGATTAA
- the LOC104710374 gene encoding uncharacterized protein LOC104710374 isoform X2, with translation MKNVMVIIDESNSSYDLLIWALENHKDTIESSKVFVFAIQPQNSFTPHTVLSSSVGFAQIFYPFSPNSELIRLAHEKNTKIALGILDKAKNMCLNHGIKAETFTDAGDANDLIPKIIQERQIDVLVMSGQQTQKLKK, from the exons atgaagaatgttATGGTGATTATTGACGAGAGCAACTCGAGTTATGATTTACTCATTTGGGCTCTTGAAAACCACAAAGATACCATTGAGAGCTCTAAAGTTTTTGTCTTTGCAATACAGCCACAAAACTCCTTTACTCCTCATACCGTGCTCTCTTCATCAGTAGGCTTTGCTCAAATCTTCTATCCATTTTCAccta ATTCAGAACTCATAAGATTGGCTCATGAAAAGAATACGAAAATTGCTTTGGGTATATTAGATAAAGCGAAGAACATGTGTTTAAATCATGGG ATTAAAGCAGAGACATTTACAGATGCTGGTGACGCTAATGACTTGATCCCAAAGATAATTCAAGAGCGACAGATTGATGTATTAGTTATGAGCGGTCAACAaactcaaaaactcaaaaagtga
- the LOC104710375 gene encoding DNA-directed RNA polymerase I subunit RPA12-like, with protein MKKSRESGFLFCGLCGNMLILKSTKCAECPLCKTTRNAKDIIDKNIAYTVSAEDIRRELGISLFGEKTQEEAELPKIKKACEKCQHPELVYTTRQTRSADEGQTTYYTCPNCSHRFTEG; from the exons ATGAAGAAGTCTCGAGAAAGTGGTTTCTTGTTCTGTGGGTTGTGTGGGAATATGCTGATTTTGAAATCAACCAAGTGTGCAGAATGTCCACTTTGCAAAACAACGAGAAATGCTAAAG ATATCATTGACAAGAACATAGCTTACACAGTTTCTGCTGAG GATATCAGAAGAGAATTAGGAATATCTCTCTTTGGTGAAAAGACGCAGGAAGAAGCAGAGCTACCAAAG ATCAAAAAGGCGTGCGAGAAATGCCAGCACCCAGAGCTTGTATACACAACCAGACAG ACGAGATCAGCGGATGAAGGACAGACAACATACTACACTTGCCCCAATTGTAGTCATAGATTCACAGAAGGTTGA